In the genome of Hymenobacter taeanensis, one region contains:
- a CDS encoding LLM class flavin-dependent oxidoreductase, with translation MEIGIDSFAAARQTNGTALNGADAIGQLLARIEHADQVGLDVFGIGEHHRVEYLDSATAVILAAAAARTKQIRLTSAVTVLSAADPVRVFQEFATLDLVSQGRAEMVVGRGSSIEAFPLFGFDLDDYDALFAEKLELLLAIRDKERVHWSGKFRPALTGQGIYPRPLQPQLPVWLGVGGTPQSFVRAGMLGLPLMVAIIGGDTHRFRPLIDLYRNAGKQAGYSPEQLPVGLHSLGYVAETTEQALEEFYPGYAQTFSSRARERGGAPVTQGQFMAQTGPLGALLVGNPEEVAAKIMRHSEALGGISRVTFQMDVATLPHQKLMEAIELLGTRVAPLIR, from the coding sequence ATGGAAATTGGAATAGATAGCTTCGCGGCTGCTCGCCAAACCAATGGTACGGCCCTCAATGGTGCAGATGCTATAGGCCAGTTGCTTGCCCGCATTGAACACGCCGATCAGGTGGGGCTTGACGTATTCGGCATTGGTGAGCATCACCGCGTAGAGTACCTCGACTCTGCTACGGCCGTTATTCTGGCTGCTGCTGCCGCACGCACCAAGCAAATCCGCCTGACCAGTGCCGTAACCGTCCTGAGCGCCGCCGACCCGGTGCGAGTGTTCCAGGAGTTTGCTACCCTTGACCTAGTCTCCCAGGGCCGTGCTGAAATGGTGGTGGGCCGAGGCTCTTCCATTGAAGCCTTCCCCCTCTTCGGGTTCGACCTAGATGACTACGACGCGCTGTTTGCAGAGAAATTAGAGCTCCTGCTAGCTATCCGCGACAAGGAGAGGGTGCACTGGAGTGGCAAATTTCGGCCGGCCCTTACTGGTCAGGGGATTTATCCCCGACCTCTGCAACCGCAGTTGCCGGTGTGGTTAGGCGTTGGTGGCACTCCCCAGTCTTTTGTGCGGGCGGGTATGCTAGGCTTGCCCCTCATGGTGGCTATTATCGGCGGCGATACCCATCGGTTTCGCCCCTTAATTGATTTATACCGGAATGCTGGCAAGCAGGCCGGTTACTCGCCGGAGCAATTGCCGGTAGGCCTCCATTCATTAGGTTACGTGGCTGAAACCACAGAGCAGGCTCTTGAGGAGTTTTACCCAGGCTACGCCCAAACCTTCAGCAGCCGCGCCCGCGAACGGGGTGGCGCCCCGGTTACGCAAGGTCAGTTTATGGCTCAAACGGGCCCATTGGGCGCTCTGTTGGTTGGCAACCCCGAAGAAGTAGCGGCCAAGATTATGCGGCACAGCGAGGCGCTGGGTGGTATTTCCCGGGTTACTTTCCAGATGGATGTGGCCACGCTGCCCCACCAAAAACTAATGGAGGCTATTGAGTTGCTTGGTACTCGTGTGGCACCTCTAATCCGGTAA
- a CDS encoding glutamine synthetase III family protein — translation MATLRFKALEIVDQRQPLAVAISGERRSDSFGKNVFNLDAMRATMPGEYFKKLQAAIKQGSPVERSVADAVASAMKTWAMAKGATHYTHWFQPLTGATAEKHDSFFDLNSDGRPIENFKGSALVQQEPDASSFPNGGIRNTFEARGYTAWDPTSPAFIIETAGAKTLCIPTIFVAYTGEALDYKAPLLKSLASLEKAAVDVCQYFDKDVQRVHTTLGIEQEYFLVDKALYVARPDLIMTGRTLFGHSPAKGQQLEDHYFGSIPARVHAFMLDFEEESNKLGIPLRTRHNEVAPHQFECAPTFEDANLAVDHNQLLMDIMERVADKHNFKVLLHEKPFAGVNGSGKHNNWAMSTDTGVNLLAPGRRPKENLQFLAFFITTIKAVHRYGNLLRASIASASNDHRLGANEAPPAIMSVFVGSMLDSVLDELERTAKVPLDKGDNIYLKLGIDKIPAILLDNTDRNRTSPFAFTGNKFEFRAVGSSANSSSAMTTLNAIVAEQLIDFKQSVDALIEQGKKKEVAIVEVLREYVISSKNIRFEGNGYSDEWKEEAAKRGLANVPTTPQALDALIQDDASTLFERHRIFSHVELHARHEILLEDYIKKIQIESRVMGDLAINHIIPTAVAYQTKLVNNVRGLRELGLDDENSQVTVDTIKAISRHISIIKTNVDEMVNSRKVANKIDDTRERALAYCDNVKGHFDTIRRSVDKLELMVADEDWPLVKYRELLFRH, via the coding sequence ATGGCAACTCTTCGCTTTAAAGCTTTAGAAATAGTAGACCAGCGCCAGCCTCTGGCTGTAGCTATTTCTGGGGAGCGTCGCTCCGACTCATTCGGTAAGAATGTTTTTAACCTCGACGCCATGCGGGCCACCATGCCCGGTGAGTATTTCAAAAAGCTGCAGGCTGCCATTAAGCAAGGCTCGCCAGTAGAGCGTAGCGTGGCCGATGCGGTTGCTTCGGCAATGAAAACGTGGGCTATGGCCAAGGGGGCCACGCACTACACGCACTGGTTCCAGCCCCTGACCGGTGCTACCGCTGAAAAGCACGATTCGTTCTTCGACCTGAATTCTGACGGTCGTCCGATTGAGAACTTCAAAGGCTCCGCGCTGGTACAGCAGGAGCCAGACGCTTCCTCCTTCCCGAACGGTGGTATCCGTAACACGTTTGAGGCCCGCGGCTATACCGCCTGGGACCCCACCTCGCCGGCTTTCATCATTGAAACCGCTGGGGCCAAAACCCTGTGTATTCCCACAATTTTTGTGGCCTACACTGGCGAAGCCCTTGACTATAAAGCTCCGCTGCTTAAGTCGTTAGCCTCGCTGGAGAAAGCAGCAGTTGATGTGTGCCAGTACTTTGATAAAGATGTGCAGCGCGTACATACCACGCTGGGTATTGAGCAGGAGTACTTCCTGGTTGATAAGGCGCTGTATGTTGCTCGCCCTGACCTGATCATGACTGGCCGCACCCTGTTCGGCCACTCGCCGGCCAAAGGCCAGCAGTTGGAAGACCACTACTTCGGTTCTATCCCAGCTCGCGTTCATGCCTTCATGCTCGACTTCGAAGAGGAGTCTAACAAGCTGGGTATTCCGCTGCGCACCCGCCACAATGAGGTAGCCCCTCACCAGTTTGAGTGCGCCCCAACCTTCGAGGATGCCAACCTGGCCGTTGACCACAACCAGCTCCTGATGGACATCATGGAGCGTGTGGCCGACAAGCACAACTTCAAAGTGCTGCTGCACGAGAAGCCTTTCGCGGGCGTAAACGGCTCGGGCAAGCATAACAACTGGGCCATGAGCACCGACACGGGTGTTAACCTGCTCGCTCCCGGCCGCCGGCCCAAGGAGAACCTTCAGTTCCTGGCGTTCTTCATTACTACTATCAAGGCCGTGCACCGCTACGGCAACCTGCTGCGCGCCAGTATTGCCTCAGCTTCCAACGACCACCGTCTGGGAGCTAACGAAGCACCGCCGGCTATCATGTCGGTTTTCGTGGGCTCAATGCTGGACTCTGTGCTGGACGAGCTGGAGCGCACCGCTAAAGTGCCGCTGGACAAGGGCGACAATATCTACCTGAAGCTGGGCATTGATAAGATTCCGGCCATCTTGCTCGACAATACTGACCGCAACCGGACCTCGCCGTTTGCTTTCACCGGAAACAAATTCGAGTTCCGCGCTGTTGGCTCCTCGGCTAACAGTTCTTCGGCCATGACTACCCTCAATGCCATTGTGGCTGAGCAGCTAATCGACTTTAAACAGTCGGTAGATGCGTTGATTGAGCAGGGCAAGAAGAAGGAGGTAGCCATTGTGGAGGTGCTGCGCGAATATGTAATCAGCTCCAAAAACATTCGTTTTGAGGGCAATGGCTACTCCGACGAGTGGAAGGAGGAAGCTGCTAAGCGTGGGCTGGCTAACGTGCCTACCACGCCGCAGGCCCTGGACGCCCTGATTCAGGACGATGCTTCCACGCTATTTGAGCGTCACCGCATTTTCTCGCATGTAGAGCTGCATGCTCGCCACGAGATTTTGCTGGAAGACTACATCAAGAAAATTCAGATTGAAAGCCGCGTGATGGGTGATTTGGCCATCAACCACATCATCCCAACCGCGGTGGCCTACCAGACCAAGCTGGTTAACAACGTACGCGGTCTGCGTGAGCTAGGCCTCGACGATGAGAACTCGCAGGTGACGGTAGATACCATCAAAGCTATTTCGCGCCACATCAGCATCATCAAAACCAATGTGGATGAGATGGTGAACAGCCGCAAAGTGGCTAACAAGATTGACGATACACGCGAGCGGGCCTTGGCCTACTGCGACAACGTCAAAGGACATTTCGACACCATCCGGCGCTCCGTTGACAAGCTGGAGCTGATGGTGGCCGATGAGGACTGGCCCCTGGTAAAGTACCGCGAACTTCTGTTCCGGCACTAA
- the umuD gene encoding translesion error-prone DNA polymerase V autoproteolytic subunit has product MSKVVLLPVARKPLWLLFFETLVPAGFPSPAEDHRGIKLDLNRLLLPHPDSTYLVRVMGDSMTGGDSGIRDGALLAVDCSLKPQSDDVVIAVLEGEFTVKRLIQRGPSAWFLVPDNPCYPETSITQPDLFDVWGVVTHVVTETRRGRLSSHVRVS; this is encoded by the coding sequence ATGAGTAAGGTTGTTCTTTTACCTGTTGCGCGTAAGCCGTTATGGCTACTTTTCTTTGAAACATTGGTTCCTGCAGGGTTTCCCTCGCCGGCAGAAGACCATCGTGGTATCAAGCTGGATCTGAACCGCTTGCTGCTGCCCCATCCTGATTCTACTTATTTAGTACGAGTTATGGGGGATAGTATGACTGGGGGTGATTCGGGCATACGCGACGGGGCTCTACTGGCCGTAGACTGTAGCCTAAAACCTCAATCAGACGACGTAGTGATTGCGGTATTAGAAGGCGAGTTCACGGTGAAGCGCCTCATTCAGCGCGGGCCAAGCGCCTGGTTTCTGGTGCCCGACAACCCATGCTATCCGGAAACCTCAATTACCCAACCCGACCTGTTCGACGTGTGGGGAGTGGTGACGCACGTGGTAACCGAAACCCGGCGCGGCCGGCTCTCCAGCCATGTTCGCGTTAGTTGA
- the pgl gene encoding 6-phosphogluconolactonase — MEKNNIPELHIALVSEEVLRQMADFFRDAALRAVAAQGRFSVALSGGNSPKKLFELLASPAYRGQIPWEKGAFFFGDERYVPHTDPDSNYGMAKAALLDPLGIKAEQVFAVDTALTPEQAAERYTQSIEQFFAPDTARFDLVLLGLGDNSHTASLFPHTPVLHVTEANVQAVFVEEKQAYRITFTAPLINQARAVAFLVYGADKALAVKRVLTEDRQIEEYPAQLIAPTSGNVHWFMDQAAASELGHLGTVTNAT; from the coding sequence ATGGAAAAAAATAACATTCCCGAGCTTCACATTGCTCTGGTTAGCGAGGAAGTGCTGCGCCAAATGGCTGACTTCTTCCGGGATGCGGCCCTGCGTGCAGTGGCCGCACAAGGCCGCTTCAGCGTAGCCCTATCTGGGGGGAACTCACCGAAGAAGTTGTTTGAGCTACTGGCCTCACCTGCGTATCGGGGGCAAATACCTTGGGAGAAAGGCGCTTTCTTTTTCGGGGATGAGCGTTACGTGCCCCACACTGACCCAGATAGCAATTACGGGATGGCTAAGGCAGCTCTGCTAGACCCGCTTGGCATTAAAGCGGAGCAGGTGTTTGCGGTAGATACGGCGTTGACGCCAGAGCAGGCAGCTGAACGCTATACCCAGAGCATAGAGCAGTTTTTTGCTCCTGACACGGCCCGGTTTGATTTAGTGCTACTAGGCCTGGGGGATAATTCGCACACGGCTTCGTTGTTTCCGCACACGCCCGTGCTACACGTTACGGAGGCAAACGTACAAGCGGTGTTTGTGGAGGAAAAACAGGCCTACCGGATCACCTTTACCGCTCCCCTAATTAACCAGGCGCGTGCAGTGGCTTTTTTAGTGTATGGTGCCGACAAAGCACTGGCAGTAAAGCGGGTGCTAACAGAAGATCGGCAGATTGAAGAGTACCCAGCCCAGCTTATTGCTCCCACCAGCGGCAACGTTCATTGGTTTATGGACCAAGCTGCCGCCTCAGAGCTAGGTCACTTAGGCACCGTAACCAACGCTACATAA
- the zwf gene encoding glucose-6-phosphate dehydrogenase yields MTSHKNIQPTVFVIFGGTGDLNARKLAPALYHLFMDGWLPEQFAIIGTGRTVLTDEAFRDRLLEGINQFSRSGKANADTWKAFSGHVVYQAADVQDAAAYEPFARRIQAYAKEWGTQPNVIYYLAVSPDFFPVIAQNISKSKLSADPERTRIVIEKPFGHDLESAKELNQLLGHIFTEQQIYRIDHYLGKETVQNIMAFRFANALFEPLWNRNYIDHVQISVTEQLGVGDRGGYYNGAGALRDMIQNHLLQLLCLVAMEPPVNFNADEIRNRKVDVLRAMRRFTPETVRESAVRGQYGAGWMEGKKVPGYREEVESKPPSNTETFAAVKFFVDNWRWQNVPFYLRTGKRMHRSASSITVQFKDVPHCVFPTETAESWQQNRLIISIQPEMSIRLQVQAKRPGLDMMLNTVDMVFDYKGTYSNEAPEAYETLLLDTMLGDQTLFMRGDQVEAAWDLIMPILNSWEGRASQSFPNYSADSWGPEVAEALIARDGYHWFTLPLNGKK; encoded by the coding sequence ATGACTAGCCATAAAAATATTCAACCTACCGTCTTCGTAATATTTGGCGGAACGGGGGACTTAAATGCCCGCAAACTAGCGCCGGCCCTCTATCATTTGTTTATGGATGGATGGCTGCCGGAGCAGTTCGCTATTATCGGGACGGGGCGTACAGTGCTGACGGATGAAGCTTTTCGCGACCGGTTGCTGGAAGGCATCAACCAGTTTTCACGCAGTGGAAAGGCCAATGCCGATACCTGGAAGGCGTTTTCTGGTCACGTGGTGTACCAGGCGGCAGATGTGCAGGATGCAGCCGCTTATGAACCATTCGCTCGTCGGATTCAGGCCTACGCAAAAGAGTGGGGTACTCAACCTAACGTGATATACTACTTGGCAGTGTCGCCGGACTTCTTTCCGGTTATTGCTCAGAATATCTCGAAGAGCAAGCTCTCCGCTGACCCGGAGCGCACCCGAATTGTGATTGAAAAGCCCTTTGGGCATGACTTAGAGTCGGCGAAGGAGCTTAACCAGTTGCTAGGCCATATTTTCACGGAGCAGCAGATTTACCGCATCGACCACTACTTGGGAAAGGAGACGGTTCAGAACATCATGGCTTTTCGATTTGCTAATGCGTTGTTTGAGCCCCTCTGGAATCGTAACTACATCGACCATGTGCAGATTTCTGTAACGGAGCAGCTTGGGGTAGGAGACCGGGGTGGGTACTACAACGGGGCCGGTGCCCTGCGCGATATGATTCAGAACCATCTGTTGCAGTTACTCTGCTTGGTGGCCATGGAGCCGCCCGTCAATTTCAACGCCGATGAGATCCGCAACCGCAAGGTGGATGTACTGCGGGCCATGCGCCGGTTTACACCCGAAACCGTGCGCGAATCGGCAGTACGCGGCCAGTACGGAGCCGGGTGGATGGAAGGCAAGAAGGTGCCCGGCTACCGTGAGGAAGTGGAGTCGAAGCCACCCTCCAACACTGAGACGTTTGCTGCCGTGAAGTTCTTTGTGGACAACTGGCGTTGGCAAAATGTGCCTTTTTACCTGCGCACGGGCAAGCGTATGCACCGGTCGGCCTCTAGCATTACGGTACAGTTTAAGGACGTGCCGCACTGCGTATTCCCGACGGAAACCGCGGAAAGCTGGCAGCAAAACCGGCTGATCATCAGTATTCAGCCTGAAATGAGCATTCGGCTGCAGGTACAAGCCAAGCGACCTGGCCTAGACATGATGCTCAACACCGTGGACATGGTTTTTGACTACAAAGGAACGTATTCCAACGAAGCCCCTGAGGCCTACGAAACGCTGCTCCTGGATACCATGCTCGGCGACCAAACCCTGTTTATGCGCGGCGACCAGGTAGAAGCTGCCTGGGACCTGATTATGCCTATCCTCAACTCCTGGGAAGGGCGGGCCAGCCAAAGCTTTCCTAATTACTCCGCCGATTCCTGGGGGCCGGAAGTAGCCGAAGCTCTTATTGCCCGCGACGGATATCACTGGTTTACTCTCCCGCTCAATGGAAAAAAATAA
- a CDS encoding Y-family DNA polymerase gives MFALVDCNSFYVSCERVFQPGLANKPVVVLSNNDGCIISRSDEAKALGVRMGEPYFKVKPLIQRHGVRVFSSNYALYGDMSRRVMHYLASVAPEVEIYSIDECFLDLHGLEAYHGSLPKLAATWREQVMRRTHIPVCIGIAPTKTLAKLANRLAKKTPALKGVLQLNSEQLRQWALEQTPVEDVWGIGGQYAQKLWAQGISTAAQLASQSEGWARKQLGGVVGARLVRELQGTPCYALAPSEDGSLNRKSIACTRTFGEPLSEYTRVASAVAYFTSKAAEKLRRQGSAANVLTVFISKSRYGTEPPPHTHSAVLTLPTATSDTGELLRHARAALRRIWEPGAVYRKAGVLLDGLETAGQQQLLLFEPNEQAERRTKLMAELDKLNQRFGAGAVRFAAALPLKGEYVMPWVGQSQWQTPAYTTCWEDLLCIQA, from the coding sequence ATGTTCGCGTTAGTTGATTGCAACAGCTTTTACGTGAGCTGTGAGCGGGTATTTCAGCCTGGCCTAGCGAATAAGCCGGTGGTAGTGCTCAGCAATAACGACGGCTGTATCATCTCCCGCTCCGACGAAGCCAAAGCCTTGGGCGTGCGTATGGGAGAGCCTTACTTTAAAGTGAAACCCCTGATTCAGCGCCACGGGGTACGGGTGTTTTCCAGCAACTACGCCCTGTACGGCGACATGTCGCGGCGGGTGATGCACTACCTGGCCTCTGTGGCCCCGGAGGTGGAGATATACTCCATTGATGAGTGCTTTTTGGATTTGCATGGCCTAGAGGCCTACCACGGCAGCCTGCCCAAACTGGCCGCTACCTGGCGAGAGCAAGTGATGCGGCGCACCCATATTCCCGTCTGCATCGGGATTGCCCCCACCAAAACGCTGGCTAAGCTAGCCAACCGCCTGGCCAAGAAAACGCCGGCGCTGAAAGGCGTGCTGCAGCTCAACTCGGAGCAGCTACGACAATGGGCCCTGGAGCAAACTCCTGTGGAGGACGTGTGGGGCATTGGGGGGCAGTACGCCCAGAAGCTCTGGGCCCAGGGCATTAGCACGGCCGCCCAGCTGGCCAGCCAGAGTGAGGGCTGGGCCCGCAAGCAGTTGGGTGGGGTAGTGGGCGCACGCCTGGTGCGCGAGCTGCAGGGCACCCCGTGCTACGCGCTGGCCCCGAGCGAAGACGGCAGCCTGAACCGCAAAAGTATTGCCTGCACCCGTACGTTTGGCGAGCCACTAAGCGAGTACACCCGCGTGGCCTCGGCCGTGGCCTACTTCACCAGCAAGGCGGCCGAGAAGCTGCGCCGGCAGGGCTCAGCCGCCAATGTGCTCACCGTATTTATCAGTAAGAGCCGGTATGGCACCGAGCCCCCGCCGCACACGCATTCGGCCGTGCTCACCTTGCCCACAGCTACCAGCGACACCGGGGAGCTGCTGCGCCACGCCCGGGCAGCGCTCAGGCGCATTTGGGAGCCGGGGGCGGTGTACCGCAAGGCCGGGGTGCTGCTGGATGGGCTGGAGACGGCTGGCCAGCAGCAGCTGTTGCTGTTTGAGCCCAACGAGCAGGCCGAACGACGCACCAAGCTCATGGCCGAGCTGGATAAGCTAAATCAGCGCTTCGGGGCGGGGGCAGTGCGCTTTGCTGCGGCGCTACCACTGAAGGGGGAGTATGTGATGCCGTGGGTTGGGCAGAGCCAATGGCAGACGCCAGCCTATACCACCTGCTGGGAGGATTTGCTCTGCATTCAAGCGTAA
- the rpiA gene encoding ribose-5-phosphate isomerase RpiA encodes MLPSAPHPNQLDQEKKLAAAAALRWVQDGMVLGLGTGSTAAHFISLLGEAVRNGQLRVQATATSQASEAQARELGIPLLQPRRGLRFDLTIDGADELDPQLRLIKGGGGALLREKVLANASDYLLIIADSTKLVPQLGQFPLPLEVVPFALPWVLDAVAELGGAPVLRPDRRNPQEPARSDQGNLLVDCHFNQIPDPAQVAAQLKTIPGLVEHGLFLGLARAALVVQSEQVMAVRPGIGPVPATSFTQLP; translated from the coding sequence ATGCTTCCTTCTGCTCCTCACCCCAATCAGCTCGATCAAGAAAAAAAACTGGCTGCCGCTGCTGCCTTGCGCTGGGTGCAAGACGGCATGGTACTAGGCCTAGGCACCGGCAGCACAGCCGCCCACTTCATCTCGCTGCTGGGTGAGGCTGTCCGTAATGGGCAACTGCGGGTGCAAGCTACCGCTACCTCCCAGGCTAGCGAAGCTCAGGCACGTGAGCTTGGTATTCCCTTGTTGCAGCCACGGCGCGGCTTGCGGTTCGACCTGACCATAGACGGAGCTGATGAGTTGGACCCGCAGCTCCGGCTAATTAAAGGCGGGGGCGGCGCGCTCCTACGAGAGAAAGTTCTGGCTAACGCTTCTGATTATCTGCTCATTATTGCAGACTCTACCAAGCTGGTACCCCAGCTAGGCCAGTTTCCGTTGCCCCTGGAGGTAGTGCCGTTCGCGCTGCCCTGGGTATTGGACGCCGTAGCTGAGTTAGGCGGTGCCCCCGTCTTGCGCCCCGATCGGCGCAACCCGCAAGAGCCCGCTCGCTCTGACCAAGGCAACCTATTAGTTGATTGTCATTTCAACCAAATTCCCGACCCAGCCCAGGTAGCTGCGCAGCTTAAGACCATTCCGGGCCTAGTAGAGCACGGTTTGTTTCTGGGTTTAGCGCGGGCGGCCTTGGTAGTGCAGAGCGAGCAGGTAATGGCGGTGCGGCCCGGCATTGGGCCTGTTCCTGCTACAAGTTTTACTCAGCTTCCGTAA
- a CDS encoding LTA synthase family protein: protein MRTRFAFQPRYFLFWLAYFVASKAVFLLYHYAKLRLLPAGTGLRIFSYGLRLDASATAYLCLLPFSLFLVGSLAGPRFPLERLLRFFTAVTGIVVAFFTVADLELYRAWGFRLDATPLQYVATPGEMAASAGSAPVLLLTGLFVGLLALGWALYKLLVGRLPELPASFSRFRAGVASFLYVLLLVVPMRGGVQQIPVNQSDVYFSSQPFANHAAVNVPWNVANSLLLQNSGPNPYQFLPDSTARRLVTALYRPTSGTRLLLRTAKPNVLFIILESFTGKLVGHLGGERGVTPTLDSLARTDVSFRHVYAAGDRSQKGLVALLSGYPNQPTTSIIKYPRKTERLPHLAQTLKSQGYSTAYYHGGELAFANMKSYLITAGYERFTERADFAPQDQNSKWGAHDHVLLTRMLHELPQQRQPFFATAFTLSSHEPFDVPMAPRFRGSSEAAQFRNSVFYTDHVLGQFLAQARQQPWWQNTLVVLVADHGHPQPGDTPNEAPAKFRIPLLLTGGALQPAARGLAVETYGSQTDVAATLLHQLGLTSTQFAWSRDLLAPAPAAWPGGFAFYCFTDGFGIMTPSGSVTYDNVAHRVLHSSRTVPKTQLLLGQAYEQTSFQDFLKK from the coding sequence GTGAGAACCCGTTTCGCGTTTCAGCCCCGCTATTTTCTGTTTTGGCTGGCGTATTTCGTGGCCTCGAAGGCCGTATTCCTGCTTTATCATTACGCCAAGCTCCGCCTGCTTCCGGCTGGCACAGGGCTGCGCATTTTCAGCTATGGCCTGCGCCTGGATGCTTCCGCTACGGCGTATCTGTGCCTGCTGCCCTTCTCACTGTTTTTGGTGGGCAGCCTAGCCGGCCCCCGGTTTCCGCTGGAACGCCTGCTCCGGTTTTTCACGGCCGTGACAGGCATTGTAGTAGCCTTTTTTACCGTAGCTGACCTGGAGTTGTACCGGGCCTGGGGTTTCCGGCTAGATGCTACCCCCCTGCAATACGTGGCCACCCCTGGGGAAATGGCTGCCTCAGCCGGCAGCGCCCCCGTTCTGCTGCTAACGGGGCTGTTTGTTGGTTTGCTAGCCCTCGGCTGGGCTTTGTACAAGCTGCTGGTTGGGCGCTTGCCGGAGTTGCCTGCTAGCTTCAGCCGGTTTCGGGCAGGGGTTGCGAGCTTTCTGTATGTTCTGCTGCTGGTAGTACCCATGCGCGGTGGCGTTCAGCAGATTCCGGTTAACCAGAGTGACGTGTATTTCTCCTCGCAGCCGTTTGCCAACCACGCGGCGGTAAACGTGCCCTGGAATGTAGCTAACTCATTGCTGCTGCAGAATAGCGGCCCCAATCCTTATCAGTTCCTGCCCGATTCTACCGCCCGGCGGCTGGTCACTGCGCTGTACCGGCCCACTTCTGGTACCAGGCTCCTGCTACGCACCGCTAAGCCCAACGTACTATTCATCATATTGGAAAGCTTTACGGGCAAGCTCGTAGGCCACCTGGGCGGTGAGCGGGGTGTCACGCCTACCCTTGATAGTCTGGCGCGTACCGATGTAAGCTTTCGGCACGTATATGCCGCCGGCGACCGAAGCCAAAAGGGGTTGGTGGCACTGCTTTCCGGTTATCCTAACCAGCCGACAACCAGCATTATTAAGTACCCGCGCAAAACCGAGCGCCTGCCTCACCTCGCGCAAACCCTCAAAAGCCAAGGTTATAGCACGGCATATTACCACGGCGGAGAACTAGCCTTCGCTAACATGAAAAGCTACCTCATCACGGCAGGCTACGAGCGTTTCACTGAGCGAGCCGACTTTGCGCCCCAGGACCAGAACTCTAAATGGGGGGCTCACGATCATGTGCTCCTGACCCGGATGCTGCACGAATTGCCCCAACAGCGGCAGCCCTTTTTCGCAACGGCCTTTACTCTCAGCAGCCACGAACCGTTTGATGTGCCAATGGCCCCTCGCTTCCGTGGCAGCAGTGAAGCTGCTCAATTCCGGAACTCAGTGTTTTACACAGATCATGTGCTAGGCCAGTTTCTGGCACAGGCGCGCCAACAACCGTGGTGGCAGAATACACTGGTAGTATTAGTTGCCGATCATGGTCACCCCCAGCCCGGCGACACACCCAATGAAGCACCCGCTAAATTTCGGATTCCGCTCCTCCTGACTGGTGGTGCCCTGCAGCCCGCCGCACGTGGCTTAGCAGTTGAAACTTATGGCAGCCAGACGGATGTGGCCGCTACCTTACTCCACCAGCTCGGGCTTACCAGCACTCAGTTTGCCTGGAGCCGCGACCTGCTGGCTCCAGCGCCGGCAGCATGGCCGGGTGGGTTTGCCTTCTACTGCTTTACCGATGGCTTTGGGATAATGACACCCAGCGGCAGTGTAACGTATGATAACGTGGCCCACCGCGTGCTACACAGCAGCCGTACCGTGCCTAAAACCCAGCTGCTGCTGGGGCAGGCCTACGAGCAAACTTCCTTCCAGGACTTTTTGAAAAAGTAA